A portion of the Citrobacter rodentium NBRC 105723 = DSM 16636 genome contains these proteins:
- the ispA gene encoding (2E,6E)-farnesyl diphosphate synthase has protein sequence MDFTRQLQVCVEQANQALSRFIAPLPFQNTPVVEAMQYGALLGGKRLRPFLVYATGKMFGVSLSTLDAPAAAVECIHAYSLIHDDLPAMDDDDLRRGLPTCHVKFGEANAILAGDALQTLAFTIISDAPMPEVTDRDRIAMISELANASGIAGMCGGQALDLDAEGRQVPLAALEKIHRHKTGALIRAAVRLGALSAGEKGRNVLPILDKYAESIGLAFQVQDDILDVVGDTATLGKRQGADQQLGKSTYPALLGLEQARNKARDLIEEARQSLQQLAAQSLDTSALEALADYIIQRDK, from the coding sequence ATGGATTTTACCCGGCAACTACAGGTCTGCGTTGAGCAGGCGAACCAGGCGCTGAGTCGCTTTATCGCCCCGCTACCCTTTCAGAACACTCCCGTGGTCGAAGCCATGCAGTATGGCGCATTATTAGGCGGTAAGCGTCTGCGCCCGTTTCTGGTCTATGCTACCGGTAAGATGTTTGGCGTCAGCCTGAGCACCCTGGATGCGCCGGCCGCTGCCGTTGAATGCATCCACGCCTATTCGCTGATTCATGATGATTTACCGGCGATGGACGATGACGATCTGCGTCGCGGTCTGCCGACCTGCCACGTAAAATTTGGCGAGGCGAATGCGATCCTCGCGGGCGATGCCCTGCAAACGCTGGCGTTTACTATTATCAGCGATGCGCCGATGCCGGAAGTCACCGACCGCGACCGCATTGCGATGATTTCCGAACTGGCGAACGCCAGCGGGATCGCCGGGATGTGCGGCGGCCAGGCGCTCGATCTTGACGCCGAAGGCAGGCAGGTGCCGCTGGCGGCGCTGGAAAAAATCCATCGTCATAAGACCGGCGCGCTGATTCGCGCCGCGGTGCGTCTGGGTGCGTTAAGCGCGGGCGAAAAGGGACGAAATGTTCTGCCAATACTCGATAAATACGCAGAAAGTATCGGTCTGGCGTTCCAGGTTCAGGATGACATCCTGGATGTGGTAGGCGATACTGCAACGTTGGGTAAACGTCAGGGCGCCGATCAGCAGCTTGGCAAAAGTACCTATCCTGCACTTCTGGGTCTTGAGCAAGCCCGGAACAAAGCCCGGGATTTAATCGAGGAAGCCAGACAGTCGTTACAGCAGCTGGCCGCGCAATCACTCGATACCTCGGCACTGGAAGCGCTAGCGGACTACATAATCCAGCGTGATAAATAA
- the dxs gene encoding 1-deoxy-D-xylulose-5-phosphate synthase produces MSFDIAKYPTLALVDSTQELRLLPKESLPKLCDELRRYLLDSVSRSSGHFASGLGTVELTVALHYVYNTPFDQLIWDVGHQAYPHKILTGRRDKIGTIRQKGGLHPFPWRGESEYDVLSVGHSSTSVSAGIGIAVAAEKEGKNRRTVCVIGDGAITAGMAFEAMNHAGDIKPDMLVILNDNEMSISENVGALNNHLAQLLSGKLYSTLREGGKKVFSGVPPIKELLKRTEEHIKGMVVPGTLFEELGFNYIGPVDGHDVLGLITTLKNMRDLKGPQFLHIMTKKGRGYEPAEKDPITFHAVPKFDPSSGCLPKSSGGLPSYSKIFGDWLCETAAKDSKLMAITPAMREGSGMVEFSRKFPDRYFDVAIAEQHAVTFAAGLAIGGYKPVVAIYSTFLQRAYDQVIHDVAIQKLPVMFAIDRAGIVGADGQTHQGAFDLSYLRCIPDMVIMTPSDENECRQMLFTGYHYSEGPTAVRYPRGNALGVELTPLEKLPIGKGVVKRHGEKVAILNFGTLMPEAAKVAEALNATLVDMRFVKPLDETLILEMAARHEMLVTLEENAIMGGAGSGVNETLMAHRKPVPVLNIGLPDFFIPQGTQDEARAELGLDAAGIEAKIRAWLA; encoded by the coding sequence ATGAGTTTTGATATAGCCAAATACCCAACCCTGGCGCTGGTCGACTCCACCCAGGAGTTACGCCTGTTGCCAAAAGAGAGTCTGCCGAAACTCTGCGACGAACTGCGCCGCTACTTACTCGACAGCGTCAGTCGTTCCAGCGGACACTTCGCCTCCGGGCTGGGCACGGTAGAACTCACCGTGGCGCTGCACTACGTCTATAACACCCCTTTTGATCAGCTGATCTGGGACGTGGGCCATCAGGCTTATCCGCACAAAATCCTCACCGGTCGCCGTGATAAGATCGGCACCATTCGCCAGAAAGGCGGCCTGCATCCGTTCCCGTGGCGCGGTGAGAGCGAATACGACGTACTGAGCGTCGGCCACTCCTCCACCTCCGTCAGCGCAGGCATTGGTATTGCCGTCGCCGCTGAAAAAGAGGGAAAAAACCGCCGCACCGTCTGCGTCATCGGCGACGGCGCGATCACCGCCGGGATGGCGTTTGAAGCGATGAACCACGCGGGCGATATTAAGCCGGACATGCTGGTGATCCTCAACGACAACGAGATGTCGATCTCCGAGAACGTCGGCGCGCTGAATAACCACCTGGCGCAGCTGCTCTCCGGCAAGCTCTACTCCACGCTGCGGGAAGGCGGCAAGAAGGTGTTCTCTGGCGTACCGCCGATCAAAGAGTTGCTCAAACGCACAGAGGAGCACATTAAAGGCATGGTGGTGCCGGGCACGCTGTTTGAAGAGCTGGGCTTTAACTATATAGGCCCGGTCGACGGTCACGACGTGCTGGGGCTTATCACCACGCTGAAAAACATGCGCGATCTAAAAGGCCCGCAGTTCCTGCACATTATGACCAAAAAAGGTCGCGGCTATGAGCCTGCCGAAAAAGATCCGATCACCTTCCACGCGGTGCCGAAGTTCGATCCCTCCAGCGGCTGCCTGCCGAAAAGCAGCGGCGGCCTGCCGAGCTATTCGAAGATCTTCGGCGACTGGCTGTGCGAAACGGCGGCCAAAGACAGCAAGCTGATGGCGATTACCCCGGCGATGCGCGAAGGTTCCGGGATGGTCGAGTTCTCACGCAAATTCCCGGATCGCTATTTTGATGTGGCGATCGCCGAGCAGCACGCGGTGACCTTTGCCGCCGGGCTGGCGATTGGCGGCTACAAGCCGGTTGTCGCTATCTATTCGACTTTCCTGCAACGCGCCTACGATCAGGTTATTCATGACGTCGCCATCCAGAAGCTGCCGGTGATGTTTGCCATCGATCGCGCCGGTATCGTCGGCGCCGACGGGCAGACCCACCAGGGGGCGTTCGATCTCTCTTATCTGCGCTGTATTCCGGATATGGTGATCATGACCCCCAGCGATGAAAACGAATGCCGCCAGATGCTGTTTACCGGCTATCACTACAGCGAAGGGCCGACCGCGGTCCGCTACCCGCGTGGCAACGCGCTGGGCGTTGAGCTGACGCCGCTGGAGAAGCTGCCGATCGGCAAAGGCGTGGTGAAACGTCACGGTGAAAAGGTAGCGATCCTCAACTTCGGCACCCTGATGCCGGAGGCGGCAAAAGTCGCGGAGGCGCTTAACGCAACGCTGGTGGATATGCGTTTTGTCAAACCGCTGGATGAGACGTTAATCCTTGAGATGGCGGCGCGGCACGAGATGCTGGTGACGCTGGAAGAAAACGCCATTATGGGCGGTGCGGGCAGCGGCGTGAATGAGACGCTGATGGCGCATCGCAAGCCGGTTCCGGTGCTGAACATCGGCCTGCCGGACTTCTTTATCCCGCAGGGCACTCAGGATGAGGCGCGTGCCGAACTGGGTCTGGATGCCGCCGGTATTGAGGCCAAAATCAGGGCCTGGCTGGCATAA
- the yajL gene encoding protein deglycase YajL, which yields MSASALVCLAPGSEETEAVTTIDLLVRGGIDVTTASVASDGALTIVCSRGVKLLADAPLVEVADGDYDVIVLPGGVKGAECFRDSPLLVETVRQFHRSGRIVAAICAAAATVLVPHDIFPIGNMTGFPALKDKIPAEQWQDKRVVWDARVKLLTSQGPGTSIDFALKIIDLLAGREKAHEVASQLVMAAGIYNYYE from the coding sequence ATGAGCGCATCGGCACTGGTATGCCTCGCCCCTGGTAGTGAAGAAACCGAAGCGGTCACCACCATCGATCTGTTAGTGCGCGGCGGGATCGACGTCACCACCGCAAGCGTCGCCAGCGATGGCGCTCTCACGATCGTTTGCTCCCGCGGCGTAAAGCTGCTGGCAGACGCGCCGCTGGTGGAGGTCGCCGACGGCGATTACGATGTTATCGTTCTGCCGGGCGGCGTGAAGGGCGCAGAGTGTTTTCGCGACAGCCCGCTGCTGGTCGAAACCGTCAGGCAGTTCCACCGTTCCGGGCGCATCGTGGCCGCTATTTGCGCGGCGGCGGCAACGGTGCTGGTGCCCCATGATATCTTCCCGATCGGCAATATGACCGGTTTTCCGGCGCTGAAGGATAAAATCCCCGCCGAACAGTGGCAGGACAAGCGCGTGGTATGGGACGCGCGCGTGAAGCTGTTGACCAGTCAGGGACCGGGGACGTCGATTGATTTTGCATTGAAAATTATCGACCTGCTGGCCGGACGTGAAAAAGCCCATGAAGTGGCGTCACAGCTGGTGATGGCGGCGGGAATTTATAATTATTACGAATAA
- the xseB gene encoding exodeoxyribonuclease VII small subunit: MPKKNEAPVSFETSLNELEQIVSRLESGDLPLDEALNEFERGVQLARQGQLKLQQAEQRVQILLSDDEDATPEPFSPDNA, translated from the coding sequence ATGCCGAAGAAAAATGAGGCGCCCGTCAGCTTTGAGACATCGCTGAACGAGCTGGAGCAAATTGTGTCCCGTCTGGAAAGTGGCGACCTGCCGCTGGACGAGGCGCTGAACGAATTCGAACGCGGCGTGCAGCTGGCGCGTCAGGGCCAGCTAAAGCTGCAGCAGGCTGAACAGCGTGTGCAAATTCTTCTCTCTGACGACGAAGACGCAACCCCTGAGCCTTTTTCACCGGATAACGCGTAA
- a CDS encoding MFS transporter gives MSQTQRLDVRELINANPLSRYQKLVIFLGFCVIALDGFDIAIMGFIAPTLRQEWGVSNHELGFVISTALIGLALGALFSGPLADWLGRKKIIINSVFFFGFWTIATAFSQNIEQMIFFRFMTGLGLGAAMPNMSTLVSEYAPERQRSFIITVIFCGFTFGAAVGGFAASWLIPQFGWHSLMALGGIMPLLFAPILIWKLPESARFLVIKRAPAARIHAILQRCYPGQLSENVCFTLPPQPVNSSAIGTVLSRQYLFGSLMLWLVYFMGLFLVYILGSWLPTLVKEIGLTVSQAAIMTAIYQAGGTIGSLFTGWLMDRIEPHRALGVIFTIGGLFTMAIGYAGVNFLLLCLLAFVSGACLNGANTGMNALSARFYPTQARATGSSWMHGVGRIGAIISAFAGAEMLALELDFKSVFLILGIPAALTVVGLTAKGYWAAGPISGKSAVSATLRSPS, from the coding sequence ATGTCACAGACACAACGCCTGGATGTCAGAGAGTTAATTAACGCCAATCCCCTCAGCCGCTATCAGAAGCTGGTCATCTTCCTCGGTTTCTGCGTGATTGCGCTGGACGGTTTCGATATTGCTATCATGGGTTTTATTGCCCCAACGCTCAGGCAGGAGTGGGGAGTCAGTAATCACGAGTTAGGATTTGTTATCAGTACCGCGCTGATCGGCCTGGCGCTGGGCGCCCTGTTTTCCGGCCCGCTTGCCGACTGGCTGGGGCGAAAAAAGATCATCATCAACAGCGTCTTTTTCTTTGGTTTCTGGACGATAGCAACCGCCTTCTCGCAGAATATTGAACAGATGATCTTCTTCCGCTTTATGACCGGCCTTGGGCTCGGCGCCGCGATGCCGAACATGAGTACGCTGGTCTCGGAGTACGCTCCGGAACGCCAGCGTTCATTTATTATCACCGTGATCTTCTGCGGCTTCACCTTCGGGGCCGCCGTCGGCGGATTTGCCGCATCATGGTTGATTCCACAGTTTGGCTGGCATTCGCTAATGGCGCTGGGCGGCATTATGCCGCTACTTTTTGCCCCCATCCTGATCTGGAAACTGCCGGAGTCGGCGCGCTTTCTGGTGATTAAGCGGGCGCCCGCCGCGCGGATCCATGCCATTTTGCAACGTTGTTACCCCGGTCAGCTAAGCGAAAATGTTTGCTTTACTCTGCCGCCGCAGCCGGTCAACAGCAGCGCCATAGGCACCGTGCTTTCACGCCAGTACCTGTTCGGCTCGCTGATGCTGTGGCTGGTCTATTTTATGGGGCTGTTCCTGGTCTATATCCTCGGCAGCTGGCTACCGACGCTGGTGAAGGAGATTGGTCTGACCGTCAGCCAGGCCGCCATAATGACCGCGATTTACCAGGCCGGGGGCACTATCGGCTCGCTATTTACCGGTTGGCTGATGGACCGAATTGAACCGCACCGGGCGTTAGGAGTGATATTCACCATTGGCGGCCTGTTTACCATGGCGATAGGCTATGCCGGCGTCAATTTCCTGTTACTGTGTCTGCTCGCCTTCGTCAGCGGCGCCTGCCTTAACGGCGCTAATACCGGTATGAACGCCCTTTCCGCCCGCTTTTATCCTACCCAGGCCCGGGCTACCGGCTCCAGCTGGATGCACGGCGTCGGGCGTATCGGGGCGATTATCAGCGCCTTCGCCGGTGCGGAAATGCTGGCGCTGGAACTCGATTTCAAATCGGTGTTCCTGATCCTCGGCATTCCGGCAGCGTTAACCGTGGTCGGTCTTACCGCCAAAGGCTACTGGGCGGCGGGCCCGATTAGCGGCAAATCCGCCGTCTCCGCCACGCTGAGAAGTCCATCATAA
- a CDS encoding YajQ family cyclic di-GMP-binding protein: protein MPSFDIVSEVDLQEARNGVDNAVREVESRFDFRGVEASIELNDANKTIKVLSESDFQVNQLLDILRAKLLKRGIEGASLDVPEEFVHSGKTWYVEAKLKQGIESAVQKKIVKLIKDSKLKVQAQIQGDEIRVTGKSRDDLQSVMALVRGGDLGQPFQFKNFRD, encoded by the coding sequence ATGCCATCTTTCGATATTGTTTCTGAGGTTGATCTGCAGGAAGCGCGCAACGGCGTGGATAATGCGGTGCGTGAGGTTGAGTCACGTTTCGATTTTCGTGGCGTTGAGGCGAGCATTGAACTGAACGACGCCAATAAAACCATTAAGGTGCTGAGCGAGTCCGATTTTCAGGTAAACCAGTTACTGGACATCCTGCGCGCCAAGCTGCTCAAGCGCGGCATTGAGGGCGCTTCGCTGGATGTGCCGGAAGAGTTCGTACACAGCGGGAAAACCTGGTATGTGGAAGCGAAGCTGAAGCAGGGAATTGAAAGTGCCGTACAGAAGAAAATCGTCAAGCTGATTAAAGACAGCAAGCTGAAGGTGCAGGCGCAGATTCAGGGCGACGAGATTCGCGTGACCGGCAAATCGCGTGACGATCTGCAATCGGTAATGGCGCTGGTGCGCGGCGGCGATTTAGGCCAGCCGTTCCAGTTCAAAAACTTCCGCGATTAA
- the panE gene encoding 2-dehydropantoate 2-reductase: MKVTVLGCGALGQLWLTALCKQGHEVQGWMRIPQPYCSVNLIETDGSIFNESLTANDPEFLAASDLLLVTLKAWQVSDAVKGLAAMLPATTPVLLIHNGMGTLEELAALRQPLLMGTTTHAARRDGNVIIHVASGTTHIGPAREQDGDYSYLADTLQCALPDVAWHNNIRAELWRKLAVNCVINPLTALWNCPNGELRHHPDQIAPICHEVAAVIEREGYHTSADDLRYYVEQVIDSTAENISSMLQDVRAQRHTEIDYITGYLLKRARAHGITVAENSRLFELVKRKESEYERIGTGMPRPW; this comes from the coding sequence ATGAAAGTAACAGTGCTTGGATGCGGCGCCCTGGGTCAACTCTGGCTGACAGCGCTATGCAAACAGGGACATGAAGTACAGGGCTGGATGCGCATTCCGCAGCCCTATTGCAGCGTGAATTTGATTGAGACGGACGGTTCCATTTTTAACGAGTCGCTGACGGCGAACGATCCTGAATTTCTTGCCGCCAGCGATCTGCTGCTGGTTACGCTGAAGGCCTGGCAGGTCTCCGACGCGGTAAAAGGTCTGGCCGCCATGCTGCCGGCCACAACGCCAGTCCTGCTGATCCACAATGGCATGGGCACGCTTGAGGAACTGGCGGCGCTCCGTCAGCCCCTGCTGATGGGCACCACCACCCACGCCGCGCGACGGGATGGCAACGTTATTATCCACGTCGCCAGCGGCACCACCCATATCGGCCCGGCGCGTGAACAGGATGGCGACTACAGCTATCTGGCGGATACCCTGCAGTGCGCGCTGCCCGATGTCGCTTGGCACAATAATATTCGCGCCGAGCTGTGGCGCAAGCTGGCGGTGAACTGCGTGATAAACCCGCTGACCGCGCTGTGGAACTGCCCGAACGGCGAACTGCGCCATCATCCGGATCAGATCGCGCCTATTTGTCATGAGGTCGCCGCCGTCATAGAACGGGAAGGCTACCATACGTCGGCGGATGATTTGCGCTATTATGTCGAGCAAGTCATTGACAGCACAGCGGAAAATATTTCCTCTATGCTACAGGACGTGCGCGCCCAGCGGCATACCGAAATTGATTACATCACCGGTTATCTGTTGAAACGCGCCCGCGCGCACGGCATTACGGTTGCGGAAAACAGCCGTCTGTTTGAATTAGTCAAGCGAAAGGAGAGTGAGTATGAGCGCATCGGCACTGGTATGCCTCGCCCCTGGTAG
- a CDS encoding MFS transporter → MNDYKMTPGELRATWGLGTVFSLRMLGMFMVLPVLTTYGMALQGASEALIGIAIGIYGLAQAIFQIPFGLLSDRIGRKPLIVGGLAVFVLGSIIAALSHSIWGIILGRALQGSGAIAAAVMALLSDLTREQNRTKAMAFIGVSFGITFAIAMVLGPIITHALGLNALFWMIALLATTGIVLTIWVVPNSNNHVLNRESGMVRGSFRKVLAEPKLLKLNFGIMCLHILLMSTFVALPGELAESGFPAAEHWKVYLVTMLISFASVVPFIIYAEVKRKMKRVFLFCVALILIAEIVLWGAGSHFWELIIGVQLFFLAFNLMEALLPSLISKESPAGYKGTAMGVYSTSQFLGVAIGGSLGGWVDGMFDGQTVFLVGALLTVLWLAVASTMKEPPYVSSLRVEIPPDITIDDTLKQRLLAMDGVSEVLIAESEHSAYVKIDSKVTNRFEVEQAIRLA, encoded by the coding sequence ATGAACGATTATAAAATGACGCCGGGCGAGTTACGCGCCACCTGGGGTTTAGGGACCGTCTTTTCTTTGCGTATGCTTGGCATGTTTATGGTCCTGCCGGTTCTGACCACTTACGGCATGGCGCTGCAGGGGGCCAGCGAAGCGTTGATCGGCATCGCGATTGGTATTTACGGCCTGGCGCAGGCGATTTTCCAGATTCCTTTTGGCTTACTTTCCGATCGTATCGGGCGTAAGCCGCTTATCGTCGGCGGGCTGGCGGTGTTTGTGCTGGGCAGCATTATCGCCGCCCTCTCCCACTCCATCTGGGGGATCATTTTAGGGCGAGCATTGCAGGGCTCCGGGGCGATTGCCGCCGCCGTGATGGCGCTGCTTTCCGATTTAACCCGCGAGCAAAACCGCACCAAGGCGATGGCGTTTATCGGCGTCAGCTTCGGCATCACCTTCGCTATCGCGATGGTTCTTGGCCCGATTATCACCCACGCGCTGGGGCTGAACGCCCTGTTCTGGATGATCGCCCTTCTCGCCACCACCGGCATTGTGCTGACAATCTGGGTGGTGCCGAACAGCAACAATCACGTGCTTAACCGGGAATCCGGCATGGTGCGCGGTAGCTTTCGCAAAGTGCTGGCGGAGCCAAAGCTGCTTAAACTGAACTTTGGCATCATGTGTCTGCATATTTTACTGATGTCCACCTTCGTTGCGCTGCCGGGAGAGCTGGCGGAATCCGGATTTCCGGCCGCTGAGCACTGGAAAGTTTATCTTGTCACCATGCTGATTTCGTTTGCCTCCGTGGTTCCCTTCATTATCTACGCCGAAGTAAAGCGTAAAATGAAGCGGGTTTTCCTCTTCTGCGTGGCGTTAATCCTGATTGCGGAGATTGTCCTGTGGGGCGCAGGAAGTCACTTCTGGGAGCTGATTATCGGCGTACAGCTCTTCTTCCTCGCCTTCAATCTGATGGAGGCGCTGCTCCCCTCGCTGATCAGTAAAGAGTCACCGGCAGGCTACAAGGGGACGGCGATGGGCGTCTATTCCACCAGCCAGTTTCTCGGCGTGGCGATAGGCGGCTCGCTGGGCGGCTGGGTCGACGGCATGTTTGACGGACAAACCGTTTTTCTGGTCGGCGCGCTGCTGACCGTTCTCTGGCTGGCGGTGGCAAGCACCATGAAAGAGCCGCCTTACGTCAGCAGCCTGCGGGTGGAAATCCCGCCCGACATCACCATTGATGACACCCTCAAGCAGCGTCTGCTGGCAATGGATGGCGTAAGCGAAGTGCTGATCGCGGAGAGTGAACACTCTGCCTATGTGAAGATCGACAGCAAAGTGACCAATCGCTTTGAGGTTGAGCAGGCAATCAGGCTGGCGTAA
- a CDS encoding sugar phosphate isomerase/epimerase family protein, whose amino-acid sequence MNMRSLSLAALTVLDVPPPEQVRIAALAGYSHVGIRLLPSTPDDPDYDMLGDTATVRETLAALRDTGIRVSDVEIVRLTPDFNVQALRPFLETAARLEAKQVLVAGNDDNLARCAQNLAELAKAGEAYGLTMNLEPMPWTDIPTLAAARKLIAASGQQNVGILIDAIHFWRAGESLEALAALPSQQLNYMQLCDAPARIPTETRELIYQARCARLIPGEGELDLRGLLAALPSALPISVEVPLAGPQGALPAQQRAQLLFNAAQSFL is encoded by the coding sequence ATGAATATGCGTTCCCTCTCGCTTGCGGCACTCACCGTGCTGGACGTCCCACCGCCGGAACAGGTGCGTATCGCAGCGCTTGCCGGTTACAGCCACGTTGGTATTCGCCTGCTGCCTTCCACCCCTGACGACCCGGATTATGACATGCTGGGCGATACCGCGACGGTGCGTGAGACGCTCGCCGCGCTGCGTGATACCGGCATACGCGTTTCCGATGTTGAGATTGTGCGCCTGACGCCGGACTTCAACGTACAGGCGCTGCGTCCGTTCCTCGAAACCGCCGCCCGGCTTGAGGCAAAGCAGGTTCTGGTCGCGGGCAACGACGATAACCTCGCCCGCTGCGCGCAGAACCTCGCAGAGCTGGCGAAAGCGGGAGAAGCATACGGTTTAACGATGAATCTGGAGCCGATGCCGTGGACGGACATCCCGACGCTGGCCGCCGCGCGGAAGCTGATTGCCGCCAGCGGTCAGCAAAACGTGGGAATTCTGATCGACGCCATCCATTTCTGGCGGGCGGGCGAATCGCTGGAGGCGCTGGCCGCGCTCCCGTCGCAACAGCTGAACTATATGCAGCTTTGCGATGCCCCGGCGCGTATCCCCACGGAGACCCGGGAGCTGATCTATCAGGCCCGCTGCGCCCGACTGATCCCCGGTGAAGGTGAACTGGATCTGCGCGGCCTGCTGGCGGCGCTCCCCTCCGCCTTGCCGATCTCAGTGGAGGTGCCGCTGGCCGGCCCGCAAGGGGCATTGCCCGCTCAGCAACGCGCTCAGTTACTGTTTAACGCCGCACAATCTTTCCTGTAA
- the thiI gene encoding tRNA uracil 4-sulfurtransferase ThiI — protein sequence MKFIIKLFPEITIKSQSVRLRFIKMLTGNIRNVLKHYDETLAVVRHWDNIEVRARDENQRLAIRDALTRIPGIHHILEVEDVPFTDMHDIFEKALAEYRDRLEGKTFCVRVKRRGKHEFSSIEVERYVGGGLNQHIESARVKLTNPDVTVHLEVEDDRLLLIKGRYEGIGGFPIGTQEDVLSLISGGFDSGVSSYMLMRRGCRVHYCFFNLGGAAHEIGVRQVAHYLWNRYGSSHRVRFVAINFEPVVGEILEKVDDGQMGVVLKRMMVRAASKVAERYGVQALVTGEALGQVSSQTLTNLRLIDNVSDTLILRPLISYDKEHIINIAREIGTEDFARTMPEYCGVISKSPTVKAVKSKIEAEEENFDFSILDRVVEEATNVDIRDIAQQTAQEVVEVETVSGFGPNDVILDIRSVDEQDDKPLRVEGVDVVTLPFYKLSTKFGDLDQSKTWLLWCERGVMSRLQALYLREQGFENVKVYRP from the coding sequence ATGAAGTTTATCATTAAATTGTTCCCGGAAATCACTATCAAAAGCCAATCTGTGCGTTTGCGCTTTATAAAGATGCTGACCGGGAACATTCGTAACGTTTTAAAACACTATGATGAGACCCTCGCGGTTGTCCGCCACTGGGATAACATCGAAGTTCGCGCCAGAGATGAAAACCAGCGTCTGGCGATCCGCGACGCGCTGACCCGCATTCCGGGCATCCACCATATTCTCGAAGTGGAAGACGTGCCGTTTACCGATATGCACGATATCTTCGAGAAAGCGCTGGCGGAATATCGCGATCGGCTGGAGGGCAAAACCTTCTGCGTGCGCGTGAAGCGTCGCGGCAAACATGAGTTTAGCTCCATCGAAGTGGAACGTTACGTTGGCGGCGGTTTAAATCAGCATATCGAATCCGCGCGCGTGAAGCTGACTAACCCGGACGTGACGGTGCATCTGGAAGTGGAAGACGATCGCCTGCTGTTGATCAAAGGTCGTTACGAAGGCATCGGCGGCTTCCCGATTGGCACCCAGGAAGATGTGCTGTCGCTGATTTCCGGCGGCTTCGACTCCGGCGTCTCCAGCTATATGCTGATGCGTCGCGGCTGCCGCGTACACTACTGCTTCTTTAACCTCGGCGGCGCGGCGCACGAAATTGGCGTTCGCCAGGTGGCGCACTATTTGTGGAACCGCTACGGCAGCTCGCACCGCGTACGCTTTGTGGCGATTAACTTTGAACCGGTGGTCGGCGAAATCCTTGAGAAGGTTGATGACGGTCAGATGGGCGTGGTGCTTAAGCGCATGATGGTGCGCGCGGCGTCGAAAGTGGCGGAGCGCTATGGCGTGCAGGCGCTGGTGACCGGTGAAGCGCTGGGCCAGGTTTCCAGTCAGACCCTGACCAATCTGCGTTTGATCGACAATGTGTCGGATACCCTGATTCTGCGTCCGCTGATTTCGTATGACAAAGAGCACATCATCAATATCGCTCGTGAGATTGGCACCGAGGATTTTGCCCGCACCATGCCGGAATACTGCGGCGTGATCTCAAAAAGCCCGACCGTGAAGGCCGTCAAATCGAAGATCGAAGCGGAAGAAGAAAACTTCGATTTCAGCATTCTCGACAGGGTGGTGGAAGAGGCGACCAACGTCGATATCCGTGATATCGCGCAGCAGACCGCGCAGGAGGTGGTTGAAGTCGAGACGGTCAGCGGCTTTGGCCCGAACGACGTGATTCTGGATATTCGCTCTGTTGATGAACAGGACGACAAACCGCTGCGGGTGGAAGGTGTGGACGTGGTGACGCTGCCGTTCTACAAGCTGAGCACCAAATTCGGCGATCTCGATCAGAGTAAAACTTGGCTGCTGTGGTGCGAGCGTGGCGTGATGAGCCGTTTACAGGCGCTGTATCTGCGCGAGCAGGGTTTTGAGAACGTGAAGGTATATCGCCCGTAA